tatggtCGGAATCTAtgttaatcaataattttttttttcaacgaaATCTAGAATCtttctcatattttaaatttaagaacttaaaaataataatgaagttttaaattagaagtgaattttttaaacctaaaagGACAAATGTATCCATTGAAAAATAGGAGGACTGAAATTTACTTTTTGCATTAACTTTGAAATTAACACCTAGTttccttgtgttttttatttggtatcATGTCTTTTAATCTTTCCGTTGCATAACAAATTGAAACAATTGACCATCAATTAAAAagtctaattgaaaaaaatatatttaatgatataaaaacagcTGTAATCCATAAATGAAAATATACGAGAGAGGGTGAACAGTAATAAAATTGTATAGAAATCGCAATTCGTCTTAGTTTCTTTAATAGTGATCGATGCTAGCTCTTTTTATCTCTCACGATTAACAATTTCCCGTGTGTTAACATAtgcacatttttttcttttgctttttattcttcaatcaCTGATATTCTCAAGATagtgtaaatattaaaaataaataaacatgttcTTAATTagaatggtttttaaaatacactctttatatatatattgatattatatCATGCATGCTCTCCGTCCGTGCGTCAAAATGAATCTTCTTCTGGTGGTACCATCAACGAAAAGGAAATGCATGGTCCTGTGTCACCAGCCTGCAACAAAATACTAAAGCCAATTTCAATATGTGGCTCGTCTTCGTCTGGGATATTTCACTGCAATGTTGCTACGACAATGGGACTGACCAACTAACGGGTTGCTTCCAATATTATTGCACGTAGTAAGTGTCTTCTGCTCTCTTATCACACCTGTactgttctttgtttttctaaaaataagaaggaaaaaaaaggcagATGTGTTTTGTTGCATAATATGTAGTTTTAttgaatttagaaaatatttaagtattgctaatgtattttttaatagaaataaaaattttaaaaatattctttttacatcattaaaacttttttcattGAATGAAATCTATTAATACTAAAATTGACTTTTCATGTAGTTGGAATCGGTGCTAATCgataatcttctttttttaaccagAATATAGTGACTCTTTCTTATATCTTGGactcaaaaacttaaacaaaatgaagtttttaactagaagtgaattttttaaacctaaatAGACAAAATGTATTGATTGAAATTACCACCtagttttcttgtgtttttactttgatattttatcttttaatctttCCATTTCATAACAAATCAAAGCAATTTACCAtcaatttaaccaaaaaaaaaaaaaaaatccaatctagagaaatatttaatgacataaaaaaataacacagctCTGATCCAGAATGAAAATATACAAGAGAGGGTGAACAATAAtaaattgtaaataatgaaATCGCATTACGTCTTAGTTtagcaaaagaaacaaaacgaAAAGGAAAAGACCAAGAAAACCACAAGAACAGAGCAACAACCATAGTATGCAGCTTTGCCTCCATACAAAACAGAACTGCTAAGCTAAACTACCATCTGTCATTGACTATTCCAAATCAATAGAGGTCTTGAGACCAAGCACCTGCTGTAACAATCAAAACCTGACAAAAACAAACCATCTTCACCAAGAACCCGATTAACAATTTTCCGTGTGTTAACATATcgacttattccaaaaaaaaaaaaaaaaaaacaattttccgTGTGTTAATATGTTCTTCAATCACTGATGTTCTCAAGATAagtgtaaatattaaaaatgactaAATATGTTCTTAATTAGAATGGTTTTTAAAAGAAACTCTTTATATTGATATATCATGTTAagaaaactcataaaattatcCATTGAAGTTGTTAATGTAGGCACAAACTCTTATATTTTTCTCTCCATGTATCTGTTctttgtttgtaaaaaaaaggggaaaattaaggaaaggaaaaaaaaaagggccaaGGACTAGAGATTAaaggaatattaaaaataaaataattgagattAAAGGAATCCTAACTAGAGAAGGGAGGgcaaaaggaaaggagaaaatGCCACTGACAAGCATTTAACAGTGTTATGGGCCATGATGGTAGTTCTGGGTCAGCTATTTTAGCAGCTCAATGGGCCATGCACGATGATCCCCCTCTCGGCTATCTTACTGACAAGCATTTAACAGTGTTATGTGACCTCAGCACTTACTGaaccttataatttaatttaatttaataaattaattcaacatAGGAGGgtaattatttaatgaaatttttcttaaaaaaatgtttatctgACCTTCGTGGTCTGAATCTTTAAGTATTTGATTGACTATTACTCAATAGAAATCATATGGATTAGTACATttaataatccaaaaaaatctGTCGTATAATCTTCAAAGATTATAGAAGTAAACcccttcaatttttatattgctGATTAAGCATTGACAATCTGGGAGATGACTATGTGCAATCAAGTTTAGTTGACTTCAATTTTGTAGTGCCAAGCATGTTTATCCATAGCtaggaaaacaaaagaatatatGCAATAATTTGCAATAGTTTTGAGTTTGATCTGAACACAACTACAGAAGATATATAGCTCGTTTCACAATCTCTCCACCTTCCCTGCTTCTTAGATTTCAGAAGGGATGAAGAAATCCAATTTGAAAGCAATAATTAAAgttgtaaaaaatacttttttgacACGATATGaaatatacaatataaacttggattgtaaactcgaatcgtaaaattataagtaaatttttgttactaattatatattaacaatttcaGTGAAGTAATAATCAACAATATaatacaatgaaaataaaagtgaaataaacaataaaaaaaagtttgtttatttttttcacaatgatttctctaatttttgaacaaatcgactcattttattttgcaattttcaagaaacaagtctcttcaaattttaataggtcatttaacattatttactctaaaaatcaagcatgccgatttacaacttttattctatatatttacCAGCTAAAACAGAGAAATATGCCAATTGATATGTTAATAGTTTACATAAGAAATTGTAAGATTGAATTGGTATATTCATTTTACGGAAATGAAATCCACAggtaatttatattgtttaaaaaaattataataattatagtaaaATAAAGCATTTGATTATCAGATTGCACAAGTTTTGCAAGATATAAATTTAGAACAATGAAAATGCTAATATACAAATTATCAGATTGCACAATTTCAtactttttttcaaacttgtaaAATGGGTTTGAATTTACTGATTTTACCGAGTTTGATTGAGTTTGATCGATTTTActagtttttaagtttttaatctgattttacaagttatatatatatatattgacttttaaaatcatatgattttactAATCAACTCATGATTTAGACAACATGGGCAATAATAGTGTTAGTTACTTGACCAACTCTTTGGTCGTTATCTTGGCCTTGTAAAATCACAACCGACCTGTGATGTTACATACTTAATAGACTAACTTTTACTCTTGTTTGCTTGTTATTAGAAACCCTCCATCACTGGGGATCCATATACATTTGCATACATGTTTAGGAAAATTGATATTTCTGGGTTGGGTTGGGTTtgttacatcaaaataaataaaaacgatCTAAATCCCTAATTTGACACCTAAATTGTGTATCTAAAGACATGTTATCTTAATTAATTGCGAAAATGATGTTAATCTTAGGGGTAagcagaaaaattaaaaaacagattaaactgagaaaaatagaaaaaaaataaccgaaaaaaccgaatcgtgaaaaaaaactaattaaaccgattagaatttttaaaaaactgaccggttcggttttgattttataagcctgaaacagaaaaaaccaaaccgaacctaAACCGAATAAAACCGAAAAAATCGAGCCAAatcggtttgaaccagtttttgttcttaaataatTGAACCGAATCGAAGCTGGTCGATTTGAACCGATTCCAGTTCagtttcgattttttttaataaaaaaaccagtttggttatttttttttgataaaaaccgaaccgaaaatgatcattCTAGATATTTTGAGATAATTTCAATTCTATTCATCTTAGGtgattagtttttctttaaatatattcaacaaacaaaTAGGATGAGAACAAGATGGATTAATTAGGCATGTTTAAAGCAAAAATAAGGGAACTGGGGTTTCTTAAGTTCTAAGGCGACACATTTGATTATTGTCTTCaaataaaagagatgaaaaCAATTTTGTGTCCGTGTTATAAAACATGGTTGAAaattagcaaaaataaaaaatagatcaaatccACATCCATTTTAAACTTCAGCCTTATATATAGATGTCGACCAGAAGCTTTAATTCAACCAAAAGCAACAAGCTAGTTTTGTTtgacttcaatttttatattgctAAGCATATCCATATGGAGCTTATTTTAAGCAAATGATTTCATCCACATCGATATATAATAATGCATTTACGCTATATGAACAAGTACAGCTGGTTTCATTGACTTCAAGTACAGCATGATTACATTCCACAAATGCAACGATTTGATAGTTTTGATAAATAGAGAACACATCACGTTCATGACCTCTGCCCTTCGTTTCCCCTGGACTCAAAATATGGAATTGTTAATATTCGGtatattttcaacttttctGCTGTTATCTAGCCCTTGCCATGCTGACAGTAATTCCAATCTCGGTTCGCTATGTAGTGAAGCTGATAATGCTACCAATAGCAGTGAATACCAAGCCAATCTGAGCGAGCTGCAGAATTCACTTGTTGCTAATGCGCCTATCCAAAATGGCTTCTACACGACCGCAGCAGGTAAAGGTGCTAACAAGATTTATGGCCTTACACAATGCAGAGGTGATATTTCTGCCACAGACTGTGCAGCCTGCATCAAGAATGTTACCATGGTACACGGCTGCTCAAACAGTAAAAATGCGACGCTttggtttaagtggtgtttcGTAAGGTATTCTGACCGGAGAATTTTCGGTGAATCGGATCAATCAGGAATGGCAActtacaatgagaccaatttTGAAGATGCAAAAGTGGTTTCTGAAGGACTTAACTTCACAAAAGCGCTTGCTTCTACAACTCCTAACCAGCCCTCGATGTTCTATACCGCAGTATTGGATGTTGGACAGAGTGGGAAGAGGTATGGCATGGCTCAATGCACTAGAGATCTCAGCAAGAGTGACTGTGGCAAGTGCTTGGATTTCCAATTGGCgacatatttaaatattgttggAAATAAGAGAAATTGGGATATTCATGGATCTAGTTGCAGCATGTGGTACTATGACTACCAGTTCTACTTCAACTATTCAACACCTGCAGCAAAGGGAGGTGAGTTTTGTGAATTATTCAAATTGTTGCTCTCTGtgtctctttctttgtttgaaatttgattttttttttggggaatTGTCGGTCCGATTCCTGATTTGATCGTAAATTGGCATTCAAATATACTTGTCACTTGGCAAAATTGCAGGTTCCACAAGATCCTCACCACATCGAGTTGCAATTGGCATGGCCTTTCCAGTGCTAGTGTTTCTGTTAGTTCTTTAATATGCTTTTGAATACCTTCTTTTGTTCATGGAGAAATGGAGATGTTGTTAGTGTTGAAATTATATGTATTCATTTAACTGTACATTAAATATTTGGAATTATATGTATTCATTTAACTGTACATTCAAATTATACAgtatttctttcccttttcattttttttggagGAGTTACACTATATGAGTCAgtgagttattattattattattttaaattgtgtttggttttaGATTAACGAGGGGTATAGATTAAGCTTCTCTAACCTTGTTTGGtacatttttaatctttttttaaacaatatgaataaatataattacaaagACAACGATAACATGaaaatgagattattttaatatagttaaattactaaacaactttttattaaataactcAAGTCTTCTTAAATGGCAGGATATATAGAAACCTTCTCTCTttactgagagagagagagagagagagatagagagagcaaaaatatatttttcactgCGTTGGTGCGAGAATCTATCGCATCCTTGAGCTCAGGCCTTTATCATCGACCATATGATATAAACAACAAAAGTTCACATCACATGAGCAGGTTGGTGATAATCATAGAAACTTAGGGATGGATGTCAGATGTGTTGCAAACAAACCAAGGATTGCACAATCTAATGATTTGTAGTCCAAGAAACAGTAACATGTAAATTGATAAACAAAGAGGATTGTGGAGCTTTATAATTACAAAGATTGTTCTAGGCTTAACAGCCTCCGATCTAGTCCcatgttaaatgaaaaaaccTACAATTTATGAATTCATCAACAATAAAAGACGTTGATGGACAGCTTTCAACCGGTTGTATAGTCTCCCAGTAGTATCTCACAGCTTGGGGAAGATGTCAGGAGTGAATTTCTGCGCAGCACTCAAACTACCCTTGATCTTCAATGCACCCCTGCAAGCATCAAATGAACCAGTTGAAGTGCGCCAATGAAGAACAAGCAATGAATTGAATTCGGGCAGTGATAGAATAGAACAgctaaagtttttaaattgacaATGGGAGTTTTTTTCTCGGCATATCGGAGTTGGCCTAAGGAGGAgctaaagtttttaaattgatgttacTAGCTTGGTTTGAAGATCTCTTTTGATATGGAAAAGACGATGATAGTTGGAAAGAtttagtaataatttaaatcagatttgagatagttttttggttttatggAGTTTTCCCTTGGATTTTTATCTTGGTAGTTTATCTTGGCAGTGCTGTTTGTGTGGAGGCAAAGCCGCATCCTATG
This is a stretch of genomic DNA from Populus alba chromosome 11, ASM523922v2, whole genome shotgun sequence. It encodes these proteins:
- the LOC118031911 gene encoding antimicrobial ginkbilobin-2-like protein isoform X1, producing MELLIFGIFSTFLLLSSPCHADSNSNLGSLCSEADNATNSSEYQANLSELQNSLVANAPIQNGFYTTAAGKGANKIYGLTQCRGDISATDCAACIKNVTMVHGCSNSKNATLWFKWCFVRYSDRRIFGESDQSGMATYNETNFEDAKVVSEGLNFTKALASTTPNQPSMFYTAVLDVGQSGKRYGMAQCTRDLSKSDCGKCLDFQLATYLNIVGNKRNWDIHGSSCSMWYYDYQFYFNYSTPAAKGGSTRSSPHRVAIGMAFPVLVFLLVL
- the LOC118031911 gene encoding antimicrobial ginkbilobin-2-like protein isoform X2; protein product: MELLIFGIFSTFLLLSSPCHADSNSNLGSLCSEADNATNSSEYQANLSELQNSLVANAPIQNGFYTTAAGKGANKIYGLTQCRGDISATDCAACIKNVTMVHGCSNSKNATLWFKWCFVRYSDRRIFGESDQSGMATYNETNFEDAKVVSEGLNFTKALASTTPNQPSMFYTAVLDVGQSGKRYGMAQCTRDLSKSDCGKCLDFQLATYLNIVGNKRNWDIHGSSCSMWYYDYQFYFNYSTPAAKGGSTRSSSHRVAIGVSFPVLVFLLVL